AACCAAGACGAACCGACGCTCAAGCTGGACGATAAGCGGACGACGCTGGTAATGAAGGAGCGAGCCAAACCGCGAAAAACCACCGTCCTGATCAAAGGAGACTTCACCCGTCCCGATGCGGAAGTTTCCCCCGGAACGTTATCGATCCTGCATCCGATGCAGACCGGTGACCGAATTGCCAATCGGCTCGATCTAGCCCGCTGGATCATGAGTCCCGAAAACCCGCTGACCGCGCGTGTGATCGTCAATCGGATCTGGCAACATTATTTTGGCCGCGGTTTGTCGGAGATCGACAACGACTTCGGCTTGCAAGGAAGTTCGCCGTCGCATCCGCAGCTGTTAGATTGGTTGGCGATCGAATTCGTCGAACGCGGCTGGAGCCTGAAAGAGATGCATCGCTTGATCGTCACCAGCGAGACCTATCAACAGGCTTCGCGTCGACGCGAGGATCTCGACCAAACCGATCCGCACAACTACCTTCTGGGCCGCCAGCAGCGATTGCGGTTGGATGCGGAGATCGTCCGCGACGTGGCACTTGTGGCCAGCGGATTGTTGTCGCCCACGCTAGGCGGTCCGCCCGTCTATCCGCCGATTCCCGATGGGATCATGGGGCAGGGGCAGGTGAAGCGGTCTTGGCGGACCAGCAAGGGTGAGGACCGGTATCGCCGCGGAATCTATACGTTTAAGTTCCGCGCCACGCCGCCGCCATCGCTGAACGTTTTCGACGCTCCCGATGGTCTCAGCAGTTGCACGCGTCGTATCCGCAGCAACACCCCGCTGCAAGCGCTGACGCTGATGAACGATCCGGCATTCTTCGAATTTGCCACGGCACTCGAAAAGATCATCCAACGCGATGGTCTGCAGGCAGCCTTCCGCCGTTGTACTTCGCGATCGGCATCGCCCGATGAGCTTGCGATCTTGGAACGCTTGGACACGCTCGGTGCAGCGCGAGCGATGTTGAATCTGGACGAAACGATCACTCGCGAATAGATCCGCCAGCGGCGACATTGCCGAACCTGGACGTCGACGCAAACGATATAGACTTTCAAACGACGGAATCACCGATGCCTCCTCAAACGAACTCACACGCCGATCTGCTTCGCGACCAAACGCGGCGTCATTTCTTCAGCCGCTGCTCGATGGGACTCGGGTCGATCGCGTTGTCGTCGCTGATGGCTGAGCGCAGCCGGGCGGAAGGTGACTCCAGTTCGCAGAGCCCAATGTCGCCGAAGCCGAGCCACTTTCCGGGCAAAGCGAAAAACGTGATCTTTCTGTTCATGGCGGGCGGGCCGACACAGCTGGAAACGTTTGAGTACAAGCCAAAGTTGACCGAACTCAATGGCCAACCGATTCCCGAAAGCCTCGTCGCTGGAAAGCGGTTTGCGTTTATGGACAGCAGCCACCGCAGCAATCTGCTTGGTCCGACGCAGAAGTTCCAACAGTACGGCCAAAACGGTACGTGGGTCAGCGATTTGTTGCCGCATACTGCAAAGATCGTCGACGAACTGACGATCGTAAAAACCTGCAAGACCGATCTGTTTAACCACGCTCCGGCCAAGCTGTTCATGAACACCGGCAGCGGCCAGTTCGGGCGACCGAGCATGGGATCTTGGATCACGTACGGCTTGGGAAGCGAGTGCGACGATCTGCCCGGCTTCCTAGTTTTGCAAAGTGGACCGCGAGGGCCACGCGGCGGGGCGGTTTTGTGGGGAAGCGGTGTGTTGCCGACTACCTATCAAGGAGTACCGCTGCGCAGCCAAGGCGATCCAATCCTGAACCTTTCAACGCCATCGTCGATCAGCGACGCTCAGCAACGCCAATTGATCGATAGCGTGCGGGAATTGAATCTGAAACGCTTGGTAGAGACGGGCGACCAGGAGATCGCGACGCGGATCAATGCTTATGAGCTAGCTTACAAGATGCAGAGCTCCGCCCCGGAACTAATGGACACGACCGACGAAAGCGCCGAGACGCTGGAGCTTTACGGGATCAAAGACCCAAATGAATCGAGCTATGCGAGAAACTGTTTGTTGGCCCGGCGGTTGGTCGAAC
Above is a genomic segment from Rosistilla ulvae containing:
- a CDS encoding DUF1501 domain-containing protein, encoding MPPQTNSHADLLRDQTRRHFFSRCSMGLGSIALSSLMAERSRAEGDSSSQSPMSPKPSHFPGKAKNVIFLFMAGGPTQLETFEYKPKLTELNGQPIPESLVAGKRFAFMDSSHRSNLLGPTQKFQQYGQNGTWVSDLLPHTAKIVDELTIVKTCKTDLFNHAPAKLFMNTGSGQFGRPSMGSWITYGLGSECDDLPGFLVLQSGPRGPRGGAVLWGSGVLPTTYQGVPLRSQGDPILNLSTPSSISDAQQRQLIDSVRELNLKRLVETGDQEIATRINAYELAYKMQSSAPELMDTTDESAETLELYGIKDPNESSYARNCLLARRLVERGVRCIQLYHTNWDHHGGPTENLQQHLPQNCKEIDQASAALVMDLKQRGLLEDTIVIWGGEFGRTPMGEVRQNTGRNHHIDAFTMWFAGGGFKPGLVYGETDEFGFGPIENPVHVHDIHATLLHLLGFDHHRLSVRFQGLDFRLTGVDPARVVHDLIA